In Aliamphritea ceti, a single window of DNA contains:
- the arfB gene encoding alternative ribosome rescue aminoacyl-tRNA hydrolase ArfB, with the protein MIFISNAVQLHDDEVELSGIRAQGAGGQNVNKVSSAIHLRFDIPASSLPEFYKERLLGLKDRRISKEGVLIIKAQMHRSQELNREDALERLVELIRTATVVQKTRRPTKPTRGSQRRRLDGKKQRGATKALRGKVSD; encoded by the coding sequence ATGATCTTTATCTCCAATGCAGTACAACTTCACGATGATGAAGTAGAGCTGTCTGGCATTCGTGCGCAGGGAGCTGGCGGTCAGAATGTAAATAAGGTTTCGAGTGCGATTCATCTGCGCTTTGATATACCGGCTTCATCTTTGCCTGAATTCTATAAGGAGCGCTTACTGGGGCTAAAAGATCGGCGTATCAGTAAGGAAGGTGTGTTAATAATTAAGGCACAGATGCACCGTAGTCAGGAGCTGAATCGTGAAGATGCTCTGGAGCGACTGGTAGAGCTGATTCGTACTGCTACAGTTGTGCAGAAAACACGCCGGCCGACTAAACCTACGCGGGGATCACAGCGACGACGATTGGATGGAAAAAAACAGCGCGGTGCTACTAAGGCGTTGCGGGGCAAAGTTTCGGACTAA
- a CDS encoding aminotransferase-like domain-containing protein, with protein MFLYQVLEQQIREQIESGQLSFGSRLPSVRALCQEQDLSKATVLNAYARLEAAGLIEARPKSGYFVSYTARRLELPGESQPDMAPAFINLDQVLLDIMEQSAAFDIRPEGKSDEYSEPLRRCLARAARSQKGQEQQYYDEPAGLLGLRQQLVRRCADAGSLVSADEIVISGGCQHSLMLALMATTSPGDTVAVESPGFYGSLQLIEALGLKAVEVPSSPATGVSPDALELAMQHWPIKAVLLTPNFATPTGACMPDSHKQRVLNLIRSKDVALIEDDIYGDLTFGLQRPRSIHSYDQEAGASGLVLLCSSLSKSLSRDLRVGWILPGRYKDKIKRLKLVTQLASSQLTQQGVRMFLESGSYDRFLRKRRQQLAEQCQQLQDLLARLFPQATGCSKPLGGIALWLELPEKVDTLALYNQARKRGIIITPGSLFTSQQRYQNCLRIGFAQPWSASRIAALEEIATLLDVM; from the coding sequence ATGTTCCTCTACCAAGTACTTGAGCAACAAATTCGTGAGCAAATTGAAAGCGGCCAGTTATCGTTTGGCAGCCGGCTGCCTTCGGTAAGGGCTTTATGTCAGGAGCAGGATCTTTCTAAAGCGACGGTGTTAAATGCTTATGCCAGGCTTGAAGCTGCTGGCTTAATCGAAGCACGACCGAAGTCCGGATATTTTGTCAGTTATACCGCGCGGCGGCTAGAGTTACCGGGCGAGAGCCAACCAGATATGGCGCCGGCGTTTATAAATCTGGATCAGGTCTTGCTGGATATTATGGAGCAAAGTGCTGCTTTTGATATTCGTCCGGAAGGTAAGTCAGACGAGTACAGTGAGCCATTGAGGCGCTGTCTGGCCAGGGCAGCCCGGTCGCAAAAAGGCCAGGAACAGCAATATTATGATGAACCTGCAGGGTTATTGGGGTTGCGGCAGCAGTTAGTACGTCGTTGCGCAGATGCTGGGAGCCTGGTTTCAGCAGATGAAATTGTTATTTCGGGAGGCTGTCAGCATTCTCTGATGCTGGCGCTAATGGCAACGACATCTCCGGGTGACACTGTGGCTGTTGAGTCACCAGGTTTTTACGGCAGTTTACAGTTGATAGAAGCTCTGGGGTTAAAAGCGGTTGAAGTACCTTCTTCCCCTGCAACGGGAGTTAGCCCCGATGCGCTGGAACTGGCAATGCAGCACTGGCCTATTAAAGCTGTATTGTTGACCCCTAATTTTGCCACGCCCACAGGCGCCTGTATGCCCGACAGCCATAAGCAGCGGGTGCTGAATCTGATTCGCAGTAAAGACGTTGCTCTTATAGAAGATGATATATACGGTGATCTGACCTTTGGCTTACAGCGACCGCGGAGTATTCATTCCTATGATCAGGAAGCCGGTGCCAGTGGTCTGGTCTTATTATGCTCCTCTTTGTCGAAGAGTTTGTCCCGGGATTTACGGGTTGGCTGGATATTACCAGGCCGTTATAAAGATAAGATTAAGCGCCTTAAGCTTGTTACGCAGTTAGCCAGTAGTCAGTTGACTCAGCAAGGGGTCAGGATGTTTTTGGAATCCGGCAGCTACGACCGTTTTCTGCGTAAGCGCAGGCAGCAACTGGCTGAGCAGTGTCAGCAGTTACAGGATCTATTGGCCCGCTTATTTCCGCAGGCGACCGGCTGTAGCAAGCCTTTAGGAGGGATAGCACTTTGGCTGGAGTTGCCTGAAAAAGTGGATACTCTGGCGCTTTATAACCAGGCCCGTAAACGCGGTATTATCATTACTCCTGGTAGTCTGTTTACTTCGCAGCAGCGATATCAAAACTGCTTGCGCATAGGTTTTGCCCAGCCCTGGAGCGCATCGCGGATAGCGGCACTGGAAGAGATAGCTACGCTGCTTGATGTAATGTAA
- a CDS encoding GIY-YIG nuclease family protein, with translation MTKTDVWFVYILKCADKTLYTGVTTDLQRRVQEHNNNDRLGAKYTRTRRPVILQYHEACTGRSNACKRESSIKKLTRRAKLQLIAAQTE, from the coding sequence ATGACAAAAACCGATGTCTGGTTTGTTTATATCCTGAAGTGTGCAGATAAAACGCTGTACACAGGAGTCACTACGGACCTGCAGCGTCGCGTGCAGGAGCATAATAATAATGACCGGTTGGGTGCTAAATATACGCGCACCCGGCGTCCGGTCATTCTGCAATATCACGAAGCCTGTACTGGGCGAAGTAATGCCTGTAAGCGTGAGTCTTCGATCAAAAAGCTTACCCGTCGTGCAAAACTACAGTTAATTGCTGCTCAGACTGAATAA
- a CDS encoding TraB/GumN family protein: MRCSKLFIWKLFAGRFFGWLAGAVFLSQGVLSASVQASPVWKVSNGTETVYLGGTIHVLAESDYPLPGSFQQAYSNSEVVFFETDIEVQSKPEFAQKLVALTSYPDGQGIDSRLSSDTLQKLNDYLQSRGASLQALRRFRPGMLAMVMTNLELQYQGMSGDGVDQFYTNTAIQDGKPRGQLETPEEQIKFIASMGQGSEDDLIDYALQDMYKMREDMLAIKSAWREGDRQGLREVALEPFRENSPEVFNTLIVERNNNWLPQIEQMFVTPADELVLVGVLHLVGKEGLLQQLEKKGYSVTQLN; encoded by the coding sequence ATGCGCTGCTCTAAGTTGTTTATCTGGAAGTTATTTGCCGGGAGGTTTTTCGGCTGGTTGGCTGGGGCAGTATTTCTCAGTCAGGGGGTGCTTAGTGCAAGTGTTCAGGCAAGCCCTGTCTGGAAAGTTTCTAACGGTACAGAGACTGTCTATCTTGGAGGTACTATTCATGTGCTGGCGGAAAGTGACTATCCGTTACCTGGCTCTTTTCAGCAGGCATATAGCAATTCTGAGGTGGTTTTCTTTGAAACAGATATTGAAGTCCAGTCGAAGCCAGAGTTTGCTCAGAAGTTAGTCGCTTTGACCAGTTATCCGGATGGTCAGGGAATAGATAGCAGGTTGAGTTCTGATACATTACAGAAGCTAAATGATTATTTGCAGAGCAGGGGTGCATCTTTACAGGCTTTGAGAAGGTTTCGACCTGGTATGTTAGCGATGGTGATGACGAATCTTGAATTGCAGTATCAGGGGATGTCAGGGGACGGTGTTGATCAGTTTTATACAAATACCGCTATACAGGACGGGAAGCCAAGAGGGCAGTTAGAAACCCCTGAGGAGCAGATTAAGTTTATCGCATCTATGGGGCAGGGCAGTGAAGATGATCTTATAGATTATGCTTTGCAGGATATGTATAAAATGCGTGAAGATATGCTGGCGATAAAAAGTGCCTGGCGTGAAGGTGACAGGCAAGGTTTGCGAGAAGTAGCACTGGAGCCTTTTCGTGAGAACTCACCGGAAGTATTTAACACGCTGATTGTTGAACGTAACAATAACTGGTTACCGCAGATTGAGCAGATGTTTGTTACGCCGGCTGATGAGTTGGTCTTAGTAGGTGTCTTACATTTAGTAGGTAAAGAAGGTTTATTACAACAGTTAGAAAAAAAAGGTTATAGCGTCACTCAGCTAAATTAG
- a CDS encoding ABC transporter ATP-binding protein: MILTLSDIRFGWQNQPSLIDISDFSLSRGEKVFLHGPSGSGKSTLLNLITGIQQPQSGSVQVLEQSLNALGSRQRDSFRADHMGLIFQQFNLLPYLSVLDNVLLPCGFSAQRKQRVLDTHGTETNGAEALLSRLGLADLMTREVAQLSIGQQQRVAAARALIGQPELIIADEPTSALDADSRDRFIDLLAEQCEISNSSLLFVSHDLSLAHHFDRSIALAELNSGGTC; the protein is encoded by the coding sequence ATGATTCTGACACTGAGTGATATTCGTTTTGGCTGGCAAAATCAGCCTTCACTGATCGATATTTCAGATTTTAGTTTGTCCCGTGGTGAAAAGGTGTTTCTGCACGGGCCTTCAGGCAGTGGTAAAAGTACGCTGTTGAATCTTATTACCGGCATTCAGCAGCCACAAAGTGGCAGTGTTCAGGTATTGGAACAGTCATTAAACGCATTAGGCAGCCGGCAGCGGGACAGCTTCAGAGCGGACCATATGGGCCTGATATTCCAACAGTTTAATCTGCTGCCTTATCTTTCGGTTCTGGATAACGTGCTCTTGCCCTGCGGATTCTCTGCGCAGCGCAAGCAACGGGTGCTTGATACTCATGGTACTGAAACCAATGGCGCTGAAGCATTGCTGAGCCGGCTCGGCCTTGCAGATCTGATGACAAGAGAAGTTGCTCAGTTGAGTATTGGTCAGCAGCAGCGGGTAGCGGCAGCACGAGCGCTAATAGGTCAGCCGGAGCTGATCATTGCTGACGAGCCAACATCGGCGCTGGATGCAGATAGCCGTGACAGGTTTATTGATTTACTGGCTGAACAATGTGAGATCAGCAACAGCAGTTTACTCTTCGTTAGTCATGACTTATCACTGGCGCATCATTTTGACCGCAGCATTGCTCTGGCTGAATTAAATAGCGGAGGTACGTGCTAA
- a CDS encoding GGDEF domain-containing protein, translated as MNNPTDVIGQGAERTLIDNIADLTAIRDTEHLEFSLLKSLHQFLQPQDLILYKRHNDGHLLAEMRYTADGGDVKIDDLTLPEIMSQADFTESKQHTEVQGNCALNLFSLFESRFHQVYLLVQTEQILSAYNSDLITGLMDIYSNFCNLLEDAQKDQLTGLANRNSFDKYIKKIYQQVSQYSDVQACADAAVKAPVYWMAILDIDHFKSINDNFGHLYGDEVLVLLAQTMQNKLRRNDMLFRYGGEEFVLIAECGDEQAARDMFARLRTAVEQRNFPQLGQVTVSIGVTQISPQVMPVTLLEYADQALYHSKDSGRNQVTFYTDMQSSNSEKYDSVKFDGGDVELF; from the coding sequence ATGAATAATCCGACAGATGTAATCGGGCAAGGTGCTGAGCGTACCCTGATTGATAATATTGCTGACCTGACTGCAATCCGTGATACAGAGCACCTCGAATTCAGTTTGTTGAAATCGTTACACCAGTTTCTACAACCGCAGGACCTGATTTTATATAAACGCCATAATGATGGTCACTTACTGGCTGAAATGCGCTATACCGCTGATGGCGGCGACGTAAAAATTGATGATCTGACATTACCAGAGATCATGAGTCAGGCTGACTTCACAGAATCAAAACAGCATACAGAAGTGCAGGGTAACTGCGCGCTGAATCTGTTCAGCTTATTTGAATCACGTTTTCATCAGGTGTATTTGCTGGTGCAGACTGAACAGATTCTATCTGCTTATAACAGCGATCTGATTACCGGTCTGATGGATATCTACAGTAACTTTTGTAATTTACTGGAGGATGCTCAGAAAGATCAGCTGACCGGATTGGCTAACCGTAACAGTTTTGATAAATATATTAAGAAAATCTACCAGCAGGTGAGCCAGTACAGTGATGTACAGGCCTGTGCAGATGCTGCCGTAAAAGCACCGGTGTACTGGATGGCCATTCTTGATATTGACCACTTTAAATCGATCAATGATAACTTTGGTCACCTGTATGGTGATGAAGTGTTAGTCCTTCTGGCGCAAACGATGCAGAACAAGTTGCGCCGAAATGACATGCTGTTCCGTTATGGCGGTGAAGAATTTGTATTGATTGCTGAGTGTGGTGATGAGCAAGCGGCACGGGATATGTTTGCACGTTTGCGAACTGCTGTTGAGCAACGCAATTTTCCACAACTGGGGCAGGTAACTGTGAGCATTGGTGTTACCCAAATTTCGCCACAGGTGATGCCGGTTACTTTACTGGAATATGCTGATCAGGCCTTATATCACAGTAAAGATAGCGGCCGTAATCAAGTGACGTTTTATACCGATATGCAGTCGTCCAACAGTGAGAAATACGATAGTGTGAAGTTTGATGGCGGTGATGTAGAACTGTTCTAG
- a CDS encoding GFA family protein, producing the protein MITGSCLCGAVKYSLNGPMGEIVHCHCETCRKTHSSAFSSVAAVADTDFNLQVAVNQLGCFESSPGKRRYFCQACGSHLYAKRDNTEHVILRLGSLDDSSLTVENTPRERNHIWVSQQANWYQRDAELPAFDEYEPSISD; encoded by the coding sequence ATGATTACCGGTAGTTGTTTGTGCGGTGCTGTTAAATACAGTCTGAATGGACCAATGGGTGAAATAGTACACTGCCATTGTGAAACCTGTCGCAAAACCCACAGCAGTGCATTTTCAAGTGTTGCAGCGGTTGCTGATACAGATTTCAATTTACAGGTTGCTGTTAATCAGTTGGGTTGCTTTGAATCATCTCCGGGAAAACGCCGCTACTTTTGTCAGGCATGTGGCAGTCATCTCTATGCTAAGCGTGACAACACTGAACATGTGATTTTACGCCTTGGTAGCCTAGATGATAGCAGCCTGACAGTTGAAAACACGCCTCGCGAACGTAATCATATCTGGGTTTCACAGCAGGCTAACTGGTATCAGCGGGATGCTGAATTACCCGCATTTGATGAATACGAACCTTCAATCTCAGATTAA
- the ansA gene encoding asparaginase, whose product MSSNVLIIYTGGTIGMQMSADGYIPVAGFEALLRERLNAGAAMQLPAFEVLEFEHLIDSSNLQPEHWNKIAEALQDNWDRFDGFIVLHGTDTMAYSASALSYMMQGLDKPVIFTGSQIPLTELRNDALDNLLTALILAGNYPLNEVSVFFNGRLLRGNRSSKLKSTGFDAFDSPNFPWLGQAGIHIDLHEHLLLPKRKQRFMNPVFAEDAVRVLPIYPGVSACVARDLLAPEHVKALIMISYGVGNPPDANVELMNVLAEANARGVVIINLTHCLQGRVSQGAYATGQTLNRIGVLPGSDLTLEAAFSKLHFLLATETSAEDVRRLMAESVCGELSG is encoded by the coding sequence ATGAGCAGTAACGTTTTAATTATTTACACCGGCGGAACTATCGGCATGCAGATGTCTGCAGATGGTTATATACCGGTTGCCGGTTTTGAAGCGTTACTGCGTGAGCGCCTTAATGCAGGCGCAGCTATGCAATTACCGGCGTTTGAAGTGCTGGAGTTTGAGCATCTTATCGATAGCTCTAATTTGCAGCCTGAGCACTGGAATAAAATTGCTGAAGCCCTGCAGGATAACTGGGACCGTTTTGACGGTTTTATCGTTCTGCATGGCACTGACACAATGGCGTACAGCGCCTCAGCCCTGTCTTATATGATGCAGGGGCTGGATAAACCTGTGATATTTACCGGTTCGCAAATTCCGTTGACCGAATTACGCAATGATGCCTTAGACAACTTACTGACAGCTTTAATTCTGGCGGGTAATTATCCGCTGAATGAAGTCAGCGTATTTTTTAATGGTCGCTTGTTGCGCGGTAATCGCAGTAGCAAACTGAAAAGCACAGGTTTTGATGCCTTTGATTCGCCAAATTTTCCATGGCTGGGCCAGGCGGGTATTCATATTGATTTGCATGAGCATCTTTTACTACCGAAACGTAAACAGCGTTTCATGAATCCGGTATTTGCTGAAGATGCTGTGCGGGTGTTACCTATTTATCCCGGAGTCAGTGCCTGCGTTGCGCGGGATTTGCTTGCGCCTGAACATGTTAAAGCGCTGATTATGATCAGTTATGGTGTGGGTAATCCGCCGGATGCAAATGTCGAGCTGATGAATGTTCTGGCAGAAGCCAATGCACGTGGAGTCGTCATTATTAATCTGACTCACTGTTTGCAGGGGCGGGTAAGCCAGGGCGCTTATGCGACCGGTCAGACGCTGAACAGGATCGGGGTACTGCCGGGCAGTGATCTGACTTTAGAAGCGGCCTTCAGTAAATTGCATTTTTTACTGGCAACTGAGACATCAGCAGAAGATGTACGTCGCTTAATGGCTGAGTCAGTTTGTGGTGAATTGTCAGGCTAA
- the pyrC gene encoding dihydroorotase, giving the protein MTSLTIQTPDDWHLHLRDADMLPETVPATARCFQRAIIMPNLVPPVTNVEMAMAYKQRILDARPEGNSFEPLVTLFLTNATSAQDIIDAKAAGVVAAKMYPAGATTNSAAAVSQLEALYPVFEVMAEQGMLLLVHGEVTDHHIDIFDREKVFIDQKLQHIVSRFPQLKVVFEHITTGDAAAFVAGASDNVAATITPQHLLLNRNDLLVGGVRPHNFCLPVLKRNTHQQALQDAVKTGSAKFFLGTDSAPHAKDAKENACGCAGCYSAWSAIELYAQVFEDIGALDKLEAFASHHGADFYGLPRNSGSITLVQDEWQVPAEIILPNGKPIVPFYAGETLRWKAQV; this is encoded by the coding sequence ATGACAAGCCTGACGATTCAAACCCCTGATGACTGGCACCTGCATCTGCGTGATGCTGATATGCTGCCAGAAACCGTACCTGCGACAGCGCGTTGCTTTCAGCGCGCGATTATCATGCCGAATCTGGTGCCGCCAGTCACAAATGTTGAAATGGCGATGGCGTATAAACAGCGGATTCTTGATGCTCGTCCTGAAGGCAATTCTTTTGAGCCGCTGGTCACTCTGTTTCTGACCAATGCTACTTCAGCGCAGGATATTATTGATGCCAAGGCAGCTGGTGTTGTCGCTGCGAAGATGTATCCGGCCGGCGCCACGACTAACTCTGCAGCGGCGGTCAGTCAGCTGGAAGCCTTATATCCTGTGTTTGAAGTCATGGCTGAGCAGGGGATGTTGCTGCTGGTTCATGGTGAAGTGACAGATCATCACATTGATATTTTTGATCGTGAAAAGGTCTTCATTGATCAAAAGTTACAGCACATAGTGTCACGCTTTCCGCAGTTAAAAGTCGTCTTCGAGCATATTACTACCGGTGATGCTGCTGCTTTTGTTGCTGGCGCTTCCGATAATGTTGCTGCGACTATTACACCTCAGCACTTATTGCTGAACCGTAATGATTTGCTGGTGGGTGGTGTACGTCCGCATAACTTCTGCCTGCCTGTTCTGAAGCGTAATACACATCAGCAGGCGTTGCAGGATGCAGTGAAGACAGGTTCTGCTAAGTTCTTCCTGGGAACTGATTCAGCGCCCCATGCTAAAGATGCTAAAGAAAATGCCTGCGGCTGTGCCGGTTGTTACAGCGCATGGAGTGCAATTGAATTGTATGCACAGGTATTTGAAGATATCGGTGCACTGGATAAGCTGGAAGCCTTTGCCAGTCATCATGGTGCTGATTTCTATGGTCTGCCACGTAATAGCGGCAGTATCACTCTGGTTCAGGATGAGTGGCAGGTACCTGCTGAAATTATTCTGCCGAATGGTAAGCCTATCGTACCTTTCTATGCCGGTGAAACATTACGTTGGAAGGCTCAGGTATAA
- the ccoG gene encoding cytochrome c oxidase accessory protein CcoG translates to MQQIPVHQHDPKQVDGKIYVRLTEGHFQQIRRVISGGLMLMFFLTAWINLDGQQIVLFDFSSRRLHLFGMLMSPKDIYLLAGFMIVGAILLFALASAYSRVWCGFACPQSIWTWVFIRIETITEGRRNNRIKDDTKGWNTAKLSRRIAKHSLWAAFATLTSMTFIGYFVPIREIANDIISLNLSLEMFSWILIFALLTYVNAGLVREKVCAHMCPYARFQSVMFDPDTRNISYDVERGEPRHKNRSSNDSGDCIDCKLCVHVCPTGIDIRQGLQSDCISCGACIDACDDVMTRMRRPTGLIRFISENQEQGKASPVLRPRIYAYIAAIVMISGYLIWAFVNKEALIIDVIRDRQTLFVTNGAGEVCNEYKLIVENVSIANNSFTLGLDSTLLRLEGKSQLNLQQGQRDELNYRVCAPVNADTSLLPRQINFTAANSAGQWQQLSSFIMPQQRR, encoded by the coding sequence ATGCAACAAATTCCTGTACACCAACACGACCCTAAACAGGTCGACGGCAAGATTTACGTGCGCCTTACCGAAGGGCATTTTCAGCAAATTCGCCGGGTAATCAGCGGCGGTCTGATGTTGATGTTTTTCCTTACCGCGTGGATCAACCTAGATGGCCAGCAAATCGTACTGTTCGATTTTTCCAGCCGGCGCCTGCATCTCTTCGGTATGTTAATGAGCCCTAAGGACATCTACCTGTTAGCCGGCTTTATGATCGTCGGCGCTATTCTGTTATTCGCCCTGGCCTCTGCTTACAGCCGCGTATGGTGTGGCTTTGCCTGCCCACAAAGTATCTGGACCTGGGTATTTATTCGTATTGAAACCATTACTGAAGGCCGTCGTAACAACCGTATCAAAGACGATACCAAAGGCTGGAATACTGCCAAACTAAGTCGTCGGATAGCTAAGCATAGCCTGTGGGCTGCATTCGCAACTCTGACATCAATGACTTTCATTGGTTACTTTGTTCCGATCCGCGAAATCGCCAACGACATCATTAGCCTGAACCTAAGCTTGGAAATGTTTAGCTGGATACTGATATTTGCCCTGCTTACCTACGTTAATGCAGGCTTAGTACGGGAAAAAGTCTGCGCGCACATGTGCCCTTACGCACGTTTCCAGTCGGTTATGTTTGATCCGGACACTCGCAATATCAGTTATGATGTTGAACGTGGCGAGCCCCGACATAAAAACCGCAGCAGTAATGACAGCGGTGACTGTATAGACTGCAAACTGTGTGTGCATGTATGCCCAACCGGCATCGATATTCGCCAGGGGCTGCAGTCGGACTGTATCAGTTGCGGCGCTTGTATAGATGCCTGCGACGATGTAATGACCCGGATGCGCCGGCCAACAGGCCTGATTCGGTTTATTTCAGAAAATCAGGAACAGGGAAAGGCCAGCCCGGTATTACGGCCCCGTATCTATGCTTACATCGCAGCAATAGTAATGATCAGTGGTTACCTGATCTGGGCATTCGTTAACAAAGAAGCACTTATCATTGATGTAATTCGTGACCGACAAACCTTATTTGTCACCAATGGTGCCGGGGAAGTCTGTAACGAATACAAGCTGATAGTTGAAAACGTATCTATTGCGAACAACAGCTTTACTCTTGGCCTCGACAGCACCCTGCTTCGCCTGGAAGGCAAGTCCCAGCTAAACCTGCAACAAGGCCAGCGTGACGAGCTTAACTATCGCGTCTGTGCACCTGTAAATGCTGACACTAGCCTGTTACCGCGCCAGATCAACTTCACAGCAGCAAACAGTGCGGGTCAGTGGCAGCAACTGAGCTCATTTATCATGCCGCAGCAGCGTCGCTGA
- a CDS encoding DUF2796 domain-containing protein — translation MKMGLQQILIKDVAGKQFSGACSRSASGNQVRRRTSRSLLFSSVLLASSMASVQSQAQSDESYERQLGSHQHGEAHLDVVLEGEQLVLSFLTPAANIVGFEYAPKTEAEKAQVATARKQLLDIESWLELPKAAGCQLLQAEFTESGEEHGDHDEHEDHGDHEDHDEHEGHKGHDDHKAHDDHDDHKAHDYHEEHRAHDDHEEHKAHDDHKHEEHADTHSDWRFEYKLKCSDSQAVTYFDVGLFAKYPALEDIRVQAVGMQQQGLKTLTPANLRFEF, via the coding sequence ATGAAAATGGGATTGCAGCAAATACTGATTAAAGATGTCGCCGGTAAACAGTTTTCAGGAGCTTGTAGCCGCTCTGCGTCGGGTAATCAGGTGCGCCGACGAACATCCCGGTCGTTATTGTTCTCATCAGTATTGCTGGCCAGCAGTATGGCTTCAGTACAGAGTCAGGCGCAGTCTGATGAAAGCTATGAGCGCCAACTGGGCAGTCATCAGCATGGTGAAGCTCATTTGGATGTTGTGTTGGAAGGTGAGCAACTGGTTCTGAGTTTTTTAACACCGGCGGCAAACATTGTTGGCTTTGAGTATGCACCGAAAACTGAAGCAGAAAAGGCACAGGTAGCAACAGCCCGTAAGCAGTTACTGGATATCGAAAGCTGGCTGGAATTACCAAAGGCTGCTGGTTGTCAATTGTTGCAAGCGGAGTTCACGGAGTCGGGTGAAGAGCACGGCGATCACGACGAGCATGAAGATCATGGTGATCATGAAGATCACGACGAGCATGAAGGTCACAAAGGTCATGATGACCACAAAGCTCACGACGATCATGATGACCACAAAGCTCATGATTATCATGAAGAACATAGAGCTCATGACGATCATGAAGAACACAAAGCTCATGATGATCATAAACATGAAGAGCATGCAGATACGCACAGTGACTGGCGTTTTGAATATAAATTGAAATGTTCTGACAGTCAGGCGGTCACATACTTTGATGTAGGTTTATTTGCAAAATATCCGGCACTTGAGGATATTCGGGTACAAGCTGTTGGTATGCAGCAACAAGGTCTGAAAACGCTGACGCCGGCCAACTTGCGGTTTGAGTTTTAA